The following proteins come from a genomic window of Malus sylvestris chromosome 4, drMalSylv7.2, whole genome shotgun sequence:
- the LOC126619113 gene encoding protein CANDIDATE G-PROTEIN COUPLED RECEPTOR 7-like, which translates to MTNLPLVPLVIAVLVAALVSPSAAEIRTLTISSDNRPMILFEKFGFTHTGHVSIRVSHVSVTSKHPDIDPSRFGFFLLSEESLLQVLVEIQQNPQLCVLDSRYITHLFNFKELSPPPQASFNHSYPVSAPNEYSLFFANCVPETTVSMIVRTEVYNLDLDGSHDYLSAGLTNLPSLFSVFFLAYLVFVGFWVYLCYTNKRSVHRIHLLMGGLLLMKALNLICAAEDKHYVKVTGTAHGWDVLFYIFQFLRVILLFTVIVLIGTGWSFLKPFLQEKEKKVLMIVIPLQVLANVASIVIGETGPFIKDWVTWNQIFLLVDIICCCAIIFPIVWSIRSLRETSKTDGKAARNLAKLTLFRQFYVVVIGYLYFTRIVVFALKTIAAYKYQWVSNAAEETVSLAFYIVMFYMFRPVERNEYFILDEEEEEAAEVALRDEEFEL; encoded by the coding sequence ATGACGAATCTACCCCTCGTCCCTCTCGTCATCGCCGTCCTGGTGGCGGCCCTGGTTTCCCCGTCCGCCGCGGAGATTAGGACCCTCACGATCTCCTCCGACAACCGCCCCATGATTCTCTTCGAGAAGTTCGGGTTCACCCACACGGGTCACGTGAGCATCCGGGTCTCGCACGTGTCCGTCACCTCCAAGCACCCCGATATCGATCCCTCCCGCTTCggcttcttcctcctctccGAGGAGTCCCTCCTCCAGGTCCTCGTCGAGATCCAGCAGAACCCCCAGCTCTGCGTCTTGGACTCCCGCTACATCACCCACCTCTTCAATTTCAAGGAGCTCTCACCGCCGCCGCAAGCTTCCTTCAACCACTCCTACCCGGTCTCCGCCCCCAACGAATACAGCCTCTTCTTCGCCAATTGCGTGCCGGAGACCACCGTATCCATGATCGTGCGGACGGAGGTCTACAATCTTGACCTGGATGGTTCCCACGACTACCTTTCGGCCGGGTTGACCAACCTGCCGTCGCTGTTTTCGGTCTTTTTTCTCGCGTATTTGGTGTTTGTGGGCTTCTGGGTCTACCTCTGCTACACCAACAAGAGATCCGTGCACCGCATCCATCTTCTGATGGGCGGATTGCTTTTGATGAAGGCGTTGAATCTGATTTGCGCGGCGGAGGACAAGCACTATGTGAAGGTCACCGGCACCGCGCACGGCTGGGATGTGTTGTTCTACATCTTCCAGTTCCTCCGTGTCATTTTGTTGTTTACCGTGATCGTTTTGATCGGGACCGGGTGGTCGTTCTTGAAGCCTTTTTTgcaggagaaggagaagaaggtgtTGATGATTGTGATCCCTCTGCAGGTCTTGGCCAACGTAGCGTCGATTGTGATCGGCGAGACGGGACCATTTATCAAGGACTGGGTCACCTGGAACCAGATTTTCTTGTTGGTTGATATCATTTGCTGCTGCGCTATCATCTTCCCCATTGTTTGGTCCATCAGGTCTCTGAGAGAAACCTCGAAAACCGACGGAAAAGCCGCCAGGAACTTGGCAAAGCTGACCCTTTTCAGGCAATTTTACGTTGTCGTTATTGGGTACTTGTACTTCACGCGAATCGTTGTTTTTGCGCTCAAGACCATTGCCGCGTATAAGTACCAGTGGGTGAGCAATGCGGCTGAGGAGACTGTGAGCCTTGCGTTTTACATTGTGATGTTCTATATGTTCAGGCCGGTGGAGAGGAATGAGTACTTTATTCTcgatgaggaggaagaagaggcgGCAGAGGTGGCTCTTAGGGACGAGGAGTTCGAGCTTTAA